Genomic segment of Triticum aestivum cultivar Chinese Spring chromosome 6A, IWGSC CS RefSeq v2.1, whole genome shotgun sequence:
ctgggcaccactactgatcatctgggaaagacacatagtaacaatgagaggcttcatcgaactcccacttgagctcaagcgcatcatctggaacggtatcgtcggtccctacatctggtttggaagtaatctgtgagtcacggggactcggcaatctcgcaccctcgcgatcaagactatttaagcttataggtaaggcaaggtaatatgtggagctgcagcaagcgactagcatatatggtggctaacctgttcgcaaaagagagcgagaagagaaggcaaagcacgaacgaagaactatagaacaacctacgtcaaacattactccaacaccgtgttcacttcccggactccgccaagaagagaccatcatggttacacacgcggttgattcattttaattaagttaaggttcatgttatctacaatccgacattaacaaattcccatctgcccataaccgtgggcacgacttttgaaagttcaaatccctgcaggggagtcccaacttagccaatcacaagctctcacggtcaacgaaggatattccttctccagagacattccgatcagactcggcatcctggttCTACAAGGCATCCTCGacaagggtaaaactaaaccaacaacaccacctagatgtgccgacaaatcccgataggagctgcacatatctcattctcaaggcacaccggatgagcaagacgtcgggtaggctagcccagagttgcccctggtagccccggacatcgctcggttggaccaacacttagagaagcactggcccggggggttaaaataaagatgacccttgagtctacgaaacccaagggaaaaggctaggtggcaaatggtaaaaccaatgtcgggcattgctggaagagttttattcaaggcgaactgtcaaggggttcccattataacccaaccgcgtaagaaaagcaaaatccgggaacataacaccgatatgacgaaaactagggcggcaagagtggaacaaaacactaggcaaaaggccgagccttccaccctttaccaagtatatagatgcattaagataacaagatcatatggtgatatcccaacaataaacaatgttccaacaaggaacgatctccaaacttcacctgcactagcaatgctataagaggggctgagcaaagcggtaacatagccaatcaaaggtttgctaggacatggtgggttagaggtttgacatggcaatttaggaggcatgataagcaagtggtaggcatcgtagcataggcatagcaaaagagcgagcatctagcaatcaaagatagaagtgatttcgagggtatgatcatcttgcctgcaaagttgtcagagttgacttgatcctcgtaagcaaactcaacgggctcctcgttagtgaacttgtctcccggctctacccaaacaagacaaacaagcaaaaggaacacaatgaaCCACATGCAAAGCTTAAACAAacaagatgcaaacatggtatgctatgcgggatgcgatatgtgatgcatatgcaagatttgacaaggaatgattaaaactgacctcaacttggaaatccaagggtgccactggaaaggtgaggtgatttcggttgaaatcgatataaagatcaccggaatcggatgcacggtttgaaaatggcaagcaaaacaaatatggcaccggtctgcgataaacagcaagtagccatctaaatgcatcaagataattatgctacagcactcaaacatgacaacaaaatacatggcagggatccattcatgatgcttgacaaaagatgaacaatgagctacggccaattcatccattaataggttcaaacaagcatggcaaaaatgcaaacgataacagatttcagacttagtgaaattaacacaagtctataatttaacatcaggtagcacactttggagcatgaaaactatatgctacaggaacttaacatggcaaagcaaggcatgaaatggagctactccaagcacttaacaaaagtcccttagtgaccttgagccaaaagggatcgaaaaatacaattgcaaacatgtgaacatggcaaaaacataatcagattacagacttagtgaaaaactggagcatgcaaatctgttaacgagtaggcatgtttacgagctcgatgcactcactacagagcaaggcatgaccaaactaagcatacacccatcaagaatatatatcatagaagctagacatggcaagaacaacaacatagcatgcacggatcactagcaacATTCTCGGCAAAATCGCTCACAagacaacaatctgccaggattcacgaaatagcaaaagtagagctcgattgactcaaggtagggtgctccataaatgcaaacaaagacatggatggatagagcaccacaatattaacaaatcatctttactaatcatcctcaaaagaggcacggatcactaggaaacaacatgaacatatggcatattgactaaaacagatcaaggacttagtgaaattctaagtccctgaaatcagcattgacgaatgcactactttgcaaggtTGTCCTAGTCACCACAcgtatcacaaaaatacatggtaagcacctctgtaaagatggcatagcataTAACAAAattcatgtagagctcaggagcatatcatgcacacataaatcattgcaaaaatgacaaatagctatttgatgaaacagatctgacaatttaaccaaatagccctcttccaacagcatttcgggcattaagatgagctcaaatgaaaatgatgcaatgagattaaatgatgtactctctgagacgaacattttcatatgctacacgcgcaaatcggagctacgagtGCGGACTTACGGCATGAGCAAGAATGCAAAAAAAATACTagggagagggaaaaagtcaaccctctaGGGTTTCACTGTAGCTCGGATCTGGATCGCGGTGGCGCGCACACCGAGGTTCATCGGCAAGGATGGTAGCGCGGCGACCGGAGCTGAGGGAGCTCACCGACGTGGAGGGGCTCGTCAGGGCGGCGCCGGCTTGCcggggcgaggaggcggtgctgatGGCGGCGGACGTCNNNNNNNNNNNNNNNNNNNNNNNNNNNNNNNNNNNNNNNNNNNNNNNNNNNNNNNNNNNNNNNNNNNNNNNNNNNNNNNNNNNNNNNNNNNNNNNNNNNNNNNNNNNNNNNNNNNNNNNNNNNNNNNNNNNNNNNNNNNNNNNNNNNNNNNNNNNNNNNNNNNNNNNNNNNNNNNNNNNNNNNNNNNNNNNNNNNNNNNNNNNNNNNNNNNNNNNNNNNNNNNNNNNNNNNNNNNNTCGGGCGCGGGTGGCGCTCGGGAAGAGGAGGCGGGGCCCGGTCGCAGGGGCGGagagggccggccttgggcccggcgggccttggcggcggcggcgggaacgGGTGCCACATGGCGCACGGTTAtaggctgggcgcggcggcgcgggcggcggacatgtccggcccgaccggatctcgtccggcggcacgaggaggagatttctagggtttgggggaagaagacccgaaaatttcgggagaggatctatatataggcatagagggagctaggaagctccaaatggagtgcggtttttggccacgcgatcgtgatcgaacgaccgagatgatggggagggttttgggccactttggaggggtgttgggctgcaacatacacgaggccttctcggtccctcggttaaccgttggagtatcaaacgaagtccaaatggcacgaaacttgacaggcggtctaccggtagtaaaccaaggccacatgacaagtctcggtccaatccggaaatgtttaagccccacacacgaaaagaggtagaaaggaccaccggaggagataggagcgccggaatgcaaaacggacaacgaggaaaatgctcggatgcatgagacaaacacgtatgcaaatgcaatgcacatgatgacatgatatgagatgcatgacaaaggcaacaacacacggagacaaaaacccaaacccgaggaaataaaataacttagcgccggaaacgacaagagttgggatacatataaggtaaatgacatccggggtgttacaaccggCTACCCTCGTATCGTTCCTAGTTGATCGTGTACCGTGTGAACTcatatgtatccgaggatctagcacatgtgtgactttcttGTGTCGGTTTAGTGTTTCTCCCGTGTTTTCCCTTATGTTTCTCCtcgttttccccttgtgttcttcgtgttcatcgcgggatccgctcctttcgtgaaagatcgggcgattagggttctaccctacatcagagaGAAACCTTGGAAATCCATTATAGAGCAAAAATATTTGTCTGGGAAACCAAACCTGTTTGCTGTCAACCCCACCCAAACTCTTCTAGATTTTGGAAAGGATTCTTATCCATCATCTAGAATCTGAAGTTTGGATTTAGATGGAAGGTTGGCAATGGAGAGAAAGttaggttctgggaagatacttggtttgggaCTTCCCCTCTAGCTACTCAATTTTGGCATGTTTACTTAATTTGTAATGAGCAAACTAAAACTATTAAAGAGGTATGGGATGGGGAAACCCTCCAGTTAACTTTTAGAAGGAACTTTGATGACAAACTCATGGAGCAATGGTATCACCTAGTTGAGTGTGCTAAGAGCATTCCCCTCTGTGAGGATACAAATGCACTGATATGGCAGCTTGAAAGTAAAGGGGTTTACTCTTCAAGCTCTCTGTATCAAGTCATCAATTTTCGTGAGGTGCAGCCAATTTTCATCCCTGCGGTATGGAAACTTCGGGTACCCCCAAAAATCCACATTTTCTTATGGTTGTTCTCTTATAACAAACTGATGACCAGAGACAATCTGAggaaaaggcacatcattaaacCCCTTGATTGTGTCTTCTGCACTGATAAAGAAACCAACTCTCACTTGTTTTTTGATTGCATTGTAGCAAAAAACATCTGATCATTTGTGACTGACCACTTCCAGGTCCAGATAGGAACAAGGTTTGGATCTGTAGCCGAATTCTGAATCTCTAACAAGAAGAATGTTGCTTTAAATATAGTTTCTTCAGCAGTCCTGTGGTGTTTGTGGAAGTATAGGAACTCTATCATCTTTAACAACACCATTTGGACTTCGATTTCACAGGTGTGGAGACTAATCCTCAGACCCCTCAAGTTTTGGGCGATCTTGGCCCCAAAGGGTGGCAGGGCTCGTCTGGAGGTTTTCCTGACAGCGCTAACAGCCCTCTCGCAGCAACCACTGAGAATAACGAGTGGCTGATGCTGAAATGTTACTCAAGAGATGGGGTCGTGAACCAATGGGGCAGGCTGAAGATCTCTGAAGATGACTGGAACTTCCATTCCCCAAAGAAGCAGGGAGCCTCGATGGACAAAAGCAGGCTGAGCAGCCCGGTCTCGACCCTTGCCTGCTGGTCCCCTCAAGCGGCTACAACACCGCCTTTCAAGTTGAGGAGGTCTGCAACGATGGGAGAGGACACTCTCCGGAGATTTCAGTCTGATAGTTTACTGTTCTAGTTCAGGCCTGTGTGCCGCTTCGATCTATAATAGATCTGTATTCCGGTTTACTTTTTTTTTCTCCTAGTGCTCTTTTAAGGACGAACTGCTCCTCTAAGTGAGCTGCTGTAAAATTGGATGACGAGTTTTGGTTTCATTCTGAGTAATGGAACCGGGGAGGTGAGCCTCCCTGTTCATCTAAAAAAAATGATCCAATTCAAGGTCGAGATTGTGATGTAAAGTGTATGTACCACTACATTTTCCCATGAACAGAAgtttactccctccgatccatattaatagGTTGTACTAGATCAATGACAATTAATATGGATAGGAGCAGTAACACGAAAAGAACGTCTCCAATATCATTTGTGGTCCCGCAACCAAGACAAAACAAAAAACCTCTATTCTTCTATTTCCAGTACAAGATTAGACCTTTTTCCCACCTCTAGAGTCAGTTTACCATTGATGCAGATCTTTGTGCGCCTCTTATTAATCCTTCTAACAGCAGCTAAACATACAGCAAGACAGTAAAAAGCCTTATTTCTTTTGCTTACACGTCAGACAAGTGGCAAGAACTTGGAGACCCTGCTGTTTGAGTCGCGATGACTACAACAACTGATGCTTCCACGTTAGTCTGCTGTGATGGGCCGTCACTGATCCTGCCGTCCACTGCCTGATCCTCCGGTCGCGTGTGCTCATCTCTAAGGCCCACATGATGCTGCGCATTTGAAGAGCAGTCCTCTTCGATGGCTTGTGTTTCCAGATCGGTTGGAGCGACGCTGGCAGCTCTGGGGGCAGTCAGGAGCGATACTCGGCAAAGAGGGCAAGTAGTGTTCTTAGAAAACCAGTGGTCAATGCAATCGATATGGAAGGTGTGACCACAAGGGGGTATTCTCTGAAGCCGCTCATCTGCTTGATAGTCTGCTAAGCAGATCGAGCACCTGGCAAGAATGTTTACTGTTCAGCAAAATATAGCTAACTAAAAGAAGAATGCGGTGTAAAATTGCAGCAGGAGTGGATATCATTGTTGGCTAACACATATAGTTGTAGTGAGAGAGCTAGGGATGGAGAATACTTTGGCAGAAGTAGTGATGGAAATTACACATGCATGCCAAACAACAAAGCCTAGGGGAAAGATGCCTTTCTGCTACTGCGGTTACTGCAAGTAACATACTACTGTCCTTCATACAGCTTCAGGCGGATAAAATAAGCCTTGGAAAGCCTTGATTTATTTTTGAATGTTGAAAGCCTTGATTTATTCAAGCGGAAATGACATATTTGTTGAAAATTCTTAGAAGTCGGGTCTTCCTACTTTCATATGATTCATGCAGGACTTTCTTTCAGGACTTTGGGGCCATAGCTTGGAAAGCTTGTACTTATGTTGGTTAGAAATAGACCGTACCGTGCATGTTAGCAGCAGCCAGTATTTGAATTCTTATGTAGCTACTTTCATTTGATTGCAATAGAAGTGGGTGCATCCTGTCACTCTTGATAGTACACTATTTATGCACACCCATGTAACTCTACTTTTCTTCAATGACAACAGAACAACAAAATCTTTTACATCACTTGAAAGTTTTAATAAATGACATCATGCATTTTAATTACGCTACGTTCCCAAGCGTAGAGATGTCCACGGATTTGTTTCTAAAGAGGCTAGTCCATAAACACTTCATAGGGCATATTACATATTAGTAGCACTCCCACTACTTGTTATGGAAAGCTGGAAACCCACATCCTTCCTTTCCCTAGCTTCCTTCTATCGTACTAGTATAACCATTAATTAGGGTTATCAACCTTGTGCCAACTGAAGGATCTCTATTTATTGCAGTACCAGCGTTGATTTCTCATGTTCAACAAATTTCCGAATATGCACCGTCCATGAGTGCCTTGCTAGTGGTTCACAACTGGCTAGCTCGCACTTAAGTGCATACACGGATTAGCGGCATAAAGATGCAGACTCTAGCAGCCTTGATTAAGAACACATGTGTCCACTACAGAGCTAATTCTTATAAGCTACTAAAAGGACAGATTCAATAGAAAGTTCAACTTCAAATCATCATTAAACCATATATTGATAGTACTGTCAGTACATACAGCATTTTTTAGAAAACCTTATTTTCACAAACATATCATAAGGAAAGACTATAAGTGCCTCTTGGgtttgtgactatctttgccacattatttttgtcacacttgcctaacttgaggtGCTCAAATtcttagccacactttggcttgccttaGGGAATCTTGCGACATTTTGTGTGTGTATGATATGTGGGGCTTATTGCTCACAAAAAGATTCATGCCTTAGGTGTGGCTATAACCAAACACACACCTAACTTGGCCAAACTtaaggtgtggctaggaaccaaacagtcTCTAACACATTTGAGACAAAAAGCGTAACAAGTGATTGTTAATTGATGAGATACGGTCTAGTACAAGTGTACACCACTATATTAACTGCATTAAGGAGACAAGGAGCGGATCACTGACTGTGTTTCCTGATCAAGAAGCTCTCCTTGAAGATCACAACTGGCAACATCTCACGCATCTCCTTATTTATGCCACACTCCAACTATAAATGCAGATATGTTCAAATAAAGATAAATCAAACAATAAGATTTGCAATACACCAAGTATATTTAAGAAAAGCATGCATGGGGGGAACATAAATGGCCAACTTATAGAACAAGTAGAACAAGTAGAAGAAGAGAAGCAAGACGAATGTGAAGAAAACTGGCACATGCCAATTCGCTCTGCGCCGCCACAGGTAGAACAAGTAGAAGAAGAGAAGCAAGACGAATGTGAAGAAAACTGGCACAGAGAAGATGAAGGCCTGGTATAGTTTAAGCTCAGGCGATACAGCGGAGCAATAGTCCGGTGGATCTGGGGAAGTACAAGAAGACATGGCCAAACCAAAATGCACTTACAGAGTCCCTAACTGGCACCAAAATCTCTAACCCCAGTGAACTGTAACATTCCTAGATGCTATGAGCTATCCTGTTGTGTCTTGGTCTCCCATCCCATGAACCAACTGCCGGCCTCAGCACATATCACAAGATACAGTAAGCTAAAACAAACGAGCTTAAAGGAAAGCCAACGAAAAACAAGCACCAGTCCCACT
This window contains:
- the LOC123129601 gene encoding RING-H2 finger protein ATL7; the encoded protein is MSSCTSPDPPDYCSAVSPELKLYQAFIFSVPVFFTFVLLLFFYLFYLWRRRANWHVPVFFTFVLLLFFYLFYLFYKLAIYVPPMHAFLKYTWCIANLILECGINKEMREMLPVVIFKESFLIRKHSQCSICLADYQADERLQRIPPCGHTFHIDCIDHWFSKNTTCPLCRVSLLTAPRAASVAPTDLETQAIEEDCSSNAQHHVGLRDEHTRPEDQAVDGRISDGPSQQTNVEASVVVVIATQTAGSPSSCHLSDV